In Arcobacter sp. F2176, the genomic window CCCAATGCCGTTAAGTTAAGAAAAAACACCCTTAGAACCTCTAATAATTTTTATCTAAAATATCACTAAATAAACACCTACTAAATTACAAAAATAACTCCATACAACCCCTTTATAAAGGGGTTGTAAACTACTTTTTAGATATAATAATAAATATTATTAAAAGGTTAATTATGTCAAAAAAACTTAAAAAAAACAATATTGAATTTAGAGTTTTTTAAAGATAAAATATTGTCAAATAAGTTTAAAAGTGAGAATAAAATGAATAAAGAAGATTTTACAAGAAATAGAAAATTACCCTTTTCAAAAGTATTATTAACAGTTGTCAGAAAAAGTGTTAAATCAATACAAAACGTATTAAATGAAACACAAAAATATTTAAGTACTTTATTAGATGAAGATTTAGAAACTATTTCTAAAAGTGCTTATTCCCAAGCAAGAGATAAATTAAATTACACTGCATTTGAAGAACTTGCAAATGATGCAAGTGACATGATGTATAGAGATTATGATTATAAAACATATAAAGGGTATAGATTATTAGCTATTGATGGAAGCATGGTAACTTTGCCAAATAATGATGATATAAAACAAGAATTTTGTACTACTAATGTTGTTAATCAATATGAAGATAAATCTAAAACAATAGTACAAGCTAGAGTTTCTGTTTTATATGATGTTTTAAACAATATAACCCTTGATTCAATAATTACAAATTCTAAAATAGGTGAAATAACAATTGCAAAAGATAATCATTTTAAAAAATTAAATAAAAATGATTTGGTGATTATGGATAGAGGTTATCCATCTTATGAATTATTTACAACAATTATAACACAGTATAAAGCTGATTTTTTAATCAGGATGAAAAAGAGTTGTTATAAAGATATTCAATTTTTATTTGATAAAAATAGTGAACTCAAAGATACTATTATTACTTTAAAACCAACAACAAAAAAACTCACAAATGAAATAATAGAACAAAACCTTCCTTTAGAGGTTAAAGTCAGATTTGTACAAGTTATCTTAGAGGATGGAGAAGTTGAAGTATTAGCCACATCTGTACTAGACAATGAGGTTTTAGAAACCAAAGATTTTAAAGAGTTATACTTTAAAAGATGGAAAATAGAGACATTTTATGAGATTATAAAAAATAGATTATCGTTAGAAAACTTTACTGGTTTGTCAGCTTTAGCAATTAAGCAAGATTTTTATGCAACAATATTTATAAGTAACCTAGAGACAATTGTAGTTCAAAGTTCAAGTGAAGAATTGACAAATAAAACCAACACCAAATTTAAACAAAAAATAAATAAATCTGTTTCTTTTAATACTATTAAGAATTACTGCTTTGAACTGTTTTATAGCAATAAAGATATAGAAGTGATATTTGATGAGATGTCAAAATTATTTTTAACAAGTACTGTTCAAATAAGACCTAATAGAAAATTTAAAAGACCATCTCCTTTGGAAGGTAAAAATACTAAAGGTATTAAATCAGCTAATTTTTCCAAGAGGAAGAAAAAAAGTGTTTTTTA contains:
- a CDS encoding IS4 family transposase; protein product: MNKEDFTRNRKLPFSKVLLTVVRKSVKSIQNVLNETQKYLSTLLDEDLETISKSAYSQARDKLNYTAFEELANDASDMMYRDYDYKTYKGYRLLAIDGSMVTLPNNDDIKQEFCTTNVVNQYEDKSKTIVQARVSVLYDVLNNITLDSIITNSKIGEITIAKDNHFKKLNKNDLVIMDRGYPSYELFTTIITQYKADFLIRMKKSCYKDIQFLFDKNSELKDTIITLKPTTKKLTNEIIEQNLPLEVKVRFVQVILEDGEVEVLATSVLDNEVLETKDFKELYFKRWKIETFYEIIKNRLSLENFTGLSALAIKQDFYATIFISNLETIVVQSSSEELTNKTNTKFKQKINKSVSFNTIKNYCFELFYSNKDIEVIFDEMSKLFLTSTVQIRPNRKFKRPSPLEGKNTKGIKSANFSKRKKKSVF